The proteins below are encoded in one region of Patescibacteria group bacterium:
- a CDS encoding AAA family ATPase yields MELIILLVIAYVVYWLHTKYHNKKPSESTLADLKTKYTSISNTRINVKRVDISDLTLSEEQKAIFDIIENTNENAFITGKAGTGKSALLEYFRQKTTKKVVVCAPTGVAALNVGGQTIHSLFKIPPAFVTTSKLKPDGKTTLLLKNIDAVVIDEISMVRVDLMDAVDHILKTARGSNLPFGGVQIIMFGDLYQLPPVVEDRELHKYFADNFGGFYFFNANVWENTPLNIYELTTIFRQKDEIFKLLLNEIRTGSVNDNTLNMLNKRANTAIPEDGVITLTTTNNTSREINSYKLAKLKGNASEYKARISGDLERSVYPTEELLQLKKGAQVMFLKNDKQKRWANGTVGFVESLTEDEIRVKVDNIPYSVPQETWSKIKYFYNQGTRKVEEEVVSSFTQFPLKLAWAITIHKSQGQTYETVAVDMGSGAFAHGQTYVALSRCESLERLYLKREVLIRDIIVDPTIIEFMKTVKITKTDTG; encoded by the coding sequence GAGCGAGTCTACTTTAGCTGATCTAAAAACAAAATATACTTCTATCTCAAACACAAGAATAAATGTAAAAAGAGTTGATATTAGTGACCTTACATTAAGTGAAGAGCAAAAGGCTATTTTTGATATTATAGAAAATACTAACGAAAATGCTTTTATAACAGGAAAAGCGGGAACTGGAAAATCGGCTTTATTGGAATATTTTAGACAAAAGACTACCAAAAAAGTTGTGGTATGTGCACCAACTGGAGTAGCAGCTTTAAATGTAGGTGGTCAAACTATACACTCGTTATTTAAAATCCCACCTGCTTTTGTAACAACATCTAAATTAAAACCAGACGGCAAAACCACCCTTTTACTTAAAAATATTGATGCCGTTGTAATTGACGAAATATCCATGGTTAGGGTGGATTTAATGGATGCGGTTGATCATATCCTCAAGACTGCAAGAGGAAGTAACTTGCCTTTTGGTGGGGTTCAAATAATTATGTTTGGGGATTTATATCAGCTACCGCCTGTTGTAGAAGATAGAGAGTTGCATAAATATTTTGCCGACAATTTTGGCGGATTTTACTTTTTTAATGCGAATGTTTGGGAAAATACTCCCTTAAATATATACGAATTAACAACTATTTTTAGGCAAAAAGACGAAATTTTTAAATTGCTACTGAATGAAATTAGAACCGGTTCTGTAAATGACAATACTCTAAATATGTTAAACAAAAGGGCTAATACGGCTATTCCAGAGGATGGGGTTATTACTTTAACCACAACCAATAACACATCCAGAGAAATAAATAGTTATAAATTAGCTAAACTTAAAGGGAATGCTTCTGAGTATAAGGCAAGAATAAGTGGTGATTTAGAGCGTTCCGTATATCCCACAGAGGAACTTTTGCAGTTAAAAAAAGGTGCACAAGTTATGTTTTTAAAAAACGATAAACAAAAAAGATGGGCAAACGGAACAGTAGGTTTTGTTGAATCTTTAACGGAAGATGAGATTAGGGTTAAAGTAGATAATATTCCATATTCTGTACCGCAAGAAACATGGAGCAAGATAAAGTATTTTTACAATCAAGGTACTCGTAAAGTTGAGGAAGAAGTTGTAAGTTCCTTTACACAGTTTCCACTTAAATTAGCTTGGGCAATAACAATACACAAATCTCAAGGTCAAACCTACGAAACAGTAGCTGTAGATATGGGTTCTGGTGCGTTTGCACACGGTCAAACCTATGTTGCCTTAAGTCGTTGCGAAAGTCTTGAGAGATTGTATCTAAAAAGAGAAGTTTTGATTCGAGATATTATTGTAGACCCAACAATTATAGAATTTATGAAGACTGTAAAAATAACCAAAACCGATACTGGTTAA
- the rpoD gene encoding RNA polymerase sigma factor RpoD: MQLKENPKLKELTILGKRRGYITQDEVLKAFPEAEEKIEVLDELYTIFIESGVNVFDTATEAEEEKRKEELEKIEITSFLDTSITSDPVRMYLREIGKVKLLTAAQEVDYAQKCEVGKYLKIFDSLKDKGERTDKRIIAKIMGLDTKQMNGVIKLKEKLQKEERLSEIAIAKQELIRCNLRLVVSIAKKYIGRGLPFLDLIQEGNLGLMRAVDKFDWRRGFKFSTYATWWIRQAITRAIADLARTIRIPVHMIETINKYKKTKRELEQEYEREPSPEEVGKAMGIEGEKAREIVKISQEPTSIETPVGKEEDSRLKEFIPDDASKAPDEIASYELLKGHIGDVLSTLSPREQKVLELRFGLVDNRPRTLEEVGKEFGVTRERIRQIEAKALRKLRHPSRSRKLRDYLS, encoded by the coding sequence ATGCAGCTTAAAGAAAACCCAAAACTAAAGGAGCTTACAATTCTTGGAAAAAGAAGAGGATATATAACTCAAGATGAGGTATTAAAGGCATTTCCCGAGGCTGAAGAAAAAATAGAGGTGTTAGACGAGCTCTACACAATTTTTATTGAATCTGGAGTAAATGTTTTTGATACCGCCACAGAAGCCGAAGAAGAAAAACGCAAAGAAGAGTTGGAAAAGATAGAAATAACTTCCTTTTTAGACACTTCCATCACCAGCGATCCTGTAAGAATGTATTTGCGAGAAATTGGTAAAGTTAAGCTTTTAACAGCAGCGCAAGAAGTAGACTACGCACAAAAATGCGAGGTGGGAAAATACCTAAAAATTTTTGATTCTCTTAAAGATAAAGGCGAAAGAACCGATAAAAGAATTATTGCCAAAATAATGGGGTTGGATACTAAACAAATGAATGGGGTGATAAAGTTGAAAGAGAAGTTACAAAAAGAAGAAAGATTAAGTGAGATTGCCATAGCAAAACAAGAGCTAATCCGTTGCAACTTGCGGTTGGTTGTTTCTATTGCCAAAAAATACATTGGGCGGGGCTTGCCGTTTTTGGATTTAATTCAAGAGGGTAACTTGGGATTAATGCGGGCTGTGGATAAGTTTGACTGGAGACGAGGTTTTAAATTCTCTACTTACGCTACTTGGTGGATCAGACAGGCAATTACAAGAGCAATTGCCGATTTAGCCCGTACCATTAGAATTCCGGTCCACATGATTGAGACCATTAATAAATATAAAAAAACCAAAAGAGAACTGGAGCAAGAGTACGAGAGAGAGCCTTCCCCAGAGGAGGTAGGTAAAGCCATGGGAATAGAAGGCGAAAAAGCTCGCGAAATTGTAAAAATCTCCCAAGAGCCAACATCTATCGAAACTCCCGTCGGAAAAGAGGAGGACAGTAGGTTAAAGGAATTTATCCCTGACGATGCCAGCAAAGCGCCAGATGAAATTGCAAGTTATGAACTTCTTAAAGGTCATATTGGTGATGTTCTATCTACCCTATCGCCTCGCGAACAAAAAGTTTTGGAGCTTCGTTTTGGTTTAGTGGATAATAGACCTAGAACCTTAGAAGAAGTAGGAAAAGAATTTGGAGTAACCCGCGAAAGAATTAGGCAAATTGAGGCAAAGGCTCTACGCAAGCTTCGCCACCCCTCCCGCAGTCGCAAACTTAGAGACTATTTATCTTGA
- the dnaG gene encoding DNA primase, protein MGENQIEEIKNKLDIVSVVGSYIKLTKAGRHYKASCPFHSEKTPSFIVSPELNIFKCFGCQKAGDIFEFVKEFEHVEFVDALEILAEKARIKLIRSGQNPQEKTRKTKIFEANLLASEFYNYILTKHKFGKTARDYLKDRGIKDSTIKTFQIGYAPKSWNSLGNFLLKKGYFLPDLVAGGLVKPRQGGGGFFDMFRGRIMFPLKDIRGRVIGFAGRTIFNEEPKYINTAETEIFKKEAFLFGLNLAKDAIKKTGVAIVVEGEFDMISPFQAGVSNIVASKGTSLTQNQISLIKNLSDTVILFFDTDFAGKSAAVRGIELAQNQDLNVKIGVLPAEFKDPDEAVRKDKKVFFEAIKNAVSIYDFYLDQAQQTYNLTDAVAKKKAGIFVAKQLYKIKNPIEKEHYAKKLATLLDTSLNSIWDLLKDVENQEKLGGSREFIEEKPAMSKLSPQEFIIAVLLKCPTDTANKYLYKLGIADFEHNETLKEIFTVLKDYLATRKRPLDIRKFISTIQPASRDLVLNLYLLEIENILEDSDRLQKVLNSALEKTKQERIKRELSVISGKIKEAEVKGNLEEIKTLSHDYSQKICSLKKTQN, encoded by the coding sequence GTGGGGGAAAATCAAATTGAGGAAATAAAAAATAAGCTGGATATTGTTTCTGTTGTAGGCTCTTACATCAAGCTTACTAAAGCTGGTCGCCACTATAAAGCCAGTTGTCCTTTTCATAGCGAAAAAACCCCCTCTTTTATTGTAAGCCCCGAACTTAACATTTTTAAGTGTTTTGGTTGTCAAAAAGCCGGTGACATTTTTGAATTTGTTAAAGAATTCGAACATGTAGAATTTGTCGACGCTCTAGAAATCCTTGCTGAAAAGGCTAGGATAAAATTGATAAGATCGGGCCAAAACCCTCAAGAAAAAACCCGCAAAACCAAAATTTTTGAAGCCAACTTACTGGCATCAGAATTCTATAACTATATATTAACCAAGCACAAATTTGGAAAAACCGCCCGCGATTACTTAAAAGATCGGGGAATTAAAGATTCCACCATTAAAACATTTCAAATCGGTTACGCTCCAAAATCTTGGAATAGTTTAGGAAACTTTTTACTCAAGAAAGGTTATTTTTTGCCAGACTTGGTGGCAGGAGGGCTTGTTAAACCAAGACAAGGGGGCGGTGGGTTTTTTGATATGTTTCGAGGAAGAATAATGTTTCCGCTAAAAGATATAAGGGGAAGAGTGATTGGCTTTGCCGGAAGGACGATCTTTAACGAAGAGCCAAAATATATTAACACCGCCGAAACCGAAATTTTCAAGAAAGAAGCTTTCTTGTTTGGACTAAATTTGGCCAAAGACGCCATAAAAAAGACCGGCGTTGCGATTGTAGTCGAAGGCGAGTTTGATATGATTTCGCCTTTTCAAGCGGGGGTTTCTAATATTGTAGCCTCTAAAGGAACCAGCTTAACCCAAAACCAAATCTCTTTAATAAAAAATCTTAGCGATACTGTAATTCTTTTTTTTGACACAGATTTTGCGGGAAAGTCGGCAGCTGTAAGGGGAATAGAGCTTGCCCAAAACCAGGATTTAAATGTAAAAATTGGTGTGCTGCCTGCAGAATTTAAAGACCCCGACGAAGCTGTAAGAAAAGACAAAAAAGTGTTTTTTGAGGCCATAAAAAATGCCGTTTCTATCTACGATTTTTATCTTGACCAGGCCCAACAAACTTACAACTTAACCGACGCTGTTGCCAAAAAAAAAGCCGGGATATTTGTGGCAAAGCAACTATACAAAATTAAAAACCCCATCGAGAAGGAGCATTACGCCAAAAAATTGGCGACGCTTTTAGATACTTCTTTGAATTCTATCTGGGATTTGTTAAAAGATGTCGAAAATCAAGAAAAATTGGGGGGGAGTCGTGAATTTATTGAAGAAAAGCCAGCCATGTCAAAGCTTTCGCCACAGGAATTTATAATTGCGGTGCTATTGAAGTGCCCAACAGATACTGCCAACAAATATCTCTATAAGTTAGGTATTGCGGATTTTGAGCATAACGAAACATTAAAAGAGATTTTTACAGTTTTAAAAGATTATTTGGCAACAAGAAAACGCCCCCTTGATATTCGCAAATTTATCAGTACAATACAGCCAGCATCGCGAGATTTGGTTTTAAATTTATATCTTTTGGAAATTGAAAACATTTTGGAAGATAGCGACCGTTTGCAAAAAGTGTTAAACAGCGCTTTGGAAAAGACTAAGCAGGAGCGCATAAAAAGAGAACTTTCTGTAATCAGTGGTAAAATTAAAGAGGCAGAAGTTAAAGGAAACCTAGAGGAGATTAAAACACTCTCTCACGATTACTCGCAAAAAATATGCAGCTTAAAGAAAACCCAAAACTAA